In Oryzias melastigma strain HK-1 linkage group LG6, ASM292280v2, whole genome shotgun sequence, the DNA window tgcagaaataatgttttttttttattttggctaaaaactgaataattatgattaaaataccactgagaacaattttaaaacagatcaaaagattactGGAGTGAGATTTTGCTTTTTACTTGCATGGAGGtaagttaggcttttttcagtttaaaatcaactttttttttaatttatggctCATTTTGCTAACAATATATTACATTGTAATTTCACAAAGttccttttttctcatactAATATCTTTACTTTGACCCAAACCTGATTTAAAGTCTCAGTCCTAAGCCATAATAACCTGTTCGCTGGGAAACATGTCCTGTAGATGTTTCTGCGTCCTCAAACATGAACACATCTGCTGCTCTTACATTGATTTTGTCAGCATGATGTTGTCAGATGAACATCTACGCTAAACGCAGATGCTCACAGGGGGCCGCTTCTTTCATCTGCGACTGAAAAAGCTCAGAATGGGTCGTTGATGAGTAAGtgatggagctgcagctgctgtaatGAGGTTTCGTCTTGCTGTAAGAGCAGGAAGGAACCGTCTCTCAGGTCCAGTATGATTTTATCAGGAGCACTAATAGAGTCACTCATGGTTTAAGCAGTAAACAACAACCCACATTGACTCAACCAATATTGATTTTCTGATCAGAATGCATGATGTAATCTCATTAGTTTGCTGCCAATCtattttgtttagttatttttaaagaaaactggagACCCAACGGGAGACTGAAGAGGACTGCTGAAAACGGAGTCTGTTTTGCAGATGCTGTTATCTGTGACACCTAAAAGTTTTACAAGAGCTCGTAATGGAGTGTGGGTGGCCGCAGTGAAACTCTATGTGGTCTCTCTGTTAAACAGCTTATTCGGAGAGGCAGCAGTTTCAGTGCCAGAGGGGAAAGAAAgtctgcttttctttgtttatctCATCGAGACATTCTTCTGAACACACTTCCTCTGTCCCCTTACAGAATTTGTCCTGCTTCGcatcaaaaacaactttattttatcctaaagtttatttgaaattgtcTTCAGAGAAAGCACGAGCGGACATACCATTTAAAGGAGGAATCATccttaaagacccgctccaacaaaatgtgtttttaaaaagctcttgcagcataaataaagaaaattaagcttaaaattggatttctgagtatttctacattcaaatcattgtgaatcaggaagagacaaacacattttgtttgaaaaatatcatattAGTGAGAGAAAATATCGGGGCTTAATGCTCCGTTTCATCCtaatgcattcacttgtagatcCAAAAATGTCATGTATGCAGAAATTAAATTCTAGAAAATAATAAGTTGTTTGATTTTGCCCAAAACTGtaaagtcataataaaaaattaaattaaaaaataaaaagatggtttgaatgggtctttaatgtCATAAGTTTCCTGTTGCTTTGTGGCCTAAAAGCGTCACCAAACATGTTGATAAATTCTCCAAAATCTTCGATACATTGTGGGTTAAGTGCACACATACGGAAGCTTGACAAACACATTATGAGgtgacaaaaacaagaacacatCACTTCAAAAACAGATTTGCCCATTTGGACTTGCTATTCTCGAGGTAAACACCGTTCCACAGCCTTCTTTTACTTCACACCTGTCCATTCGGCCCACCTGAGGTTTGCTTTTTGCCTCTAATACCTGGTGAACGTTTCACGAGCTAAGATTAAACACAAGATTAAccctttttatgaaaaagatgTTCCATCTAGTATCAAAGAAAGACCCTGAAGGGCTGACTCTTTACAAATAATTTCTGTTGACAGAAAACGCCCAGACATGACTCAACCCTGAAGGTTGCTGCGAACGGAGATCAGACAGGATGGATGCTCTGAATTCATCCAACATCACTGACATCAGTAGTGATGAAAGCCCAGGCCTGTTTTCTGGAAGCCCGTACTCCACGGTGGAACTGGTGCTCATCATCGTGGTGGCATGCTCCCTGAGTCTGATCACTATCATTGGAAACATCCTGGTCATGCTCTCCATAAAGGTTTGACTTCTCCTTCTTAATTACTCAGATTAAGATTCAAATGTctgaaatatttacttaaacttaaagacccactctgttgaaaattatgttttttttgtacatatatttatgggattttcagatgatggagaacatatttaaagaaacttaagcgaaaaatagcatttctgagtatttatttaattcaaatagaagaaaaaaggacatttgaAATTTTAGGTGGGGCATAGGACCAAAACATgaaccagaacattttaaaatagatcaaaagatgatcggagagggACTCTAAAGGTTAGAACCTCACACAAGAAGGaataggaatatactttccatcaaactcattttgacagctgacctttgaccctacaccatccattaAACTAATTTGACAGGCAACAGATggctttatatttatttcatataacATTTATAATATTAAACCAtctgtcacctgtcaaaatgagtttaatgGAAATTATATTCCTATTCTCTCTCACATGGTTATGTGtgatgcacaaaaaaagaataggGTCTAACTGGTTCCTTTGTTTCTTAAAAGGTGAACCGAAACTTGCAGACCGTCAACAACTACTTCCTGTTCAGCCTGGCGTGTGCAGACCTCATCATTGGCGTCTGCTCCATGAACCTCTACACCGTCTATATCGTCATTGGTTACTGGCCCCTGGGAGCAGTGGTGTGTGACCTGTGGCTGGCTGTCGATTATGTCGTCAGTAACGCCTCCGTCATGAACCTTCTCATCATAAGCTTCGACCGTTACTTCTGCGTCACCAAACCCCTCAGCTATCCCGCACGCCGCAGCACCAAGATGGCCGGCCTGATGATTGCAGCAGCTTGGGTCTTGTCCTTCATCCTGTGGGCTCCCGCCATTCTGTTCTGGCAGTTCATCGTGGGCGGAAGAACGGTGCCTCCAGATGAGTGCTACATCCAGTTCTTCTCCAACCCCGCGGTGACTTTTGGGACAGCCATCGCTGCTTTTTACCTACCGGTGGCCATCATGATCTACCTTTACTGGCGCATCTCCAGGGCCAGCCGTAGTCGCATGAGAAGGGACAGCAGGAAGACATCAGGTACCAGTCTGGCAGAAGCTCACTCCAACAGCCAGGAGGAAGGCTGTGAAAACAACTGTGTGGCAACAAAACAAGATCAGGAGGGATCTGGAGATGGGAAGGAAGTACTCCAGCAGCAAAACGGAGACTGTCCACGGAGAGATGTGGACCAAGACACCATATCAGACATCATTCAGGCTCC includes these proteins:
- the LOC112152589 gene encoding muscarinic acetylcholine receptor M2, which produces MDALNSSNITDISSDESPGLFSGSPYSTVELVLIIVVACSLSLITIIGNILVMLSIKVNRNLQTVNNYFLFSLACADLIIGVCSMNLYTVYIVIGYWPLGAVVCDLWLAVDYVVSNASVMNLLIISFDRYFCVTKPLSYPARRSTKMAGLMIAAAWVLSFILWAPAILFWQFIVGGRTVPPDECYIQFFSNPAVTFGTAIAAFYLPVAIMIYLYWRISRASRSRMRRDSRKTSGTSLAEAHSNSQEEGCENNCVATKQDQEGSGDGKEVLQQQNGDCPRRDVDQDTISDIIQAPASKDTEGPVSSRKSSNDGKTQTQVSLQNSAIDRQSMVARTLLLVTKRAVSESVVAKWKRKGHSSRERKVTRTIMAILVAFVATWTPYNVMVLINTFCSVCIPNSLWTIGYWLCYINSTVNPACYALCNTTFKNTFKHLLLCQYKNIRGR